A single window of Anomaloglossus baeobatrachus isolate aAnoBae1 chromosome 9, aAnoBae1.hap1, whole genome shotgun sequence DNA harbors:
- the BRS3 gene encoding bombesin receptor subtype-3 produces the protein MQSGENMPGNLTSSKKTLPFATNSTALLRAWNGSGTFYGEDNDDVSPGLEVLATISITYALIISIGLLGNTILIKVFFKIKSMQTVPNIFITSLAFGDLLLLLTCVPVDASRYMVDTWLFGRIGCKVISFIQLTSVGVSVFTLTVLSADRYRAIVKPLELQTSDAVLKTCGKAVCVWIVAMLLAAPEAVFSDLYEFSTPDKNMSFKACAPYPVSEKILQEVHSLMCFLVFYIVPLSIISAYYFLIAKTLYRSTFNMPAEEHTHARKQIESRKRVAKTVLVFVALFAFCWLPNHILYLYRSFTYHSAVNSSMLHLSATIFARILAFSNSCVNPFALYWLSRSFRQHFKKQVYCCKPHPPPSQPSPTHSCNNTAITAVKGNIPMSEISIGLLGAYDMKRDSDSI, from the exons ATGCAATCGGGAGAAAATATGCCTGGAAATTTAACATCTTCCAAGAAGACGTTGCCATTTGCCACGAATAGCACAGCCTTATTGAGAGCCTGGAATGGAAGTGGCACTTTCTATGGAGAAGATAATGATGATGTGTCCCCTGGTTTGGAAGTACTGGCGACAATTTCCATAACATATGCTCTTATCATTTCCATCGGTCTCCTTGGGAACACAATacttattaaagtattttttaagATTAAGTCGATGCAGACAGTGCCCAACATTTTTATCACCAGTCTTGCTTTTGGAGACTTGCTTCTTCTCTTGACGTGTGTGCCGGTGGATGCCTCTCGCTATATGGTGGACACATGGCTCTTCGGGAGGATTGGCTGTAAGGTTATATCTTTCATTCAGCTCACTTCTGTAGGAGTATCCGTATTTACCCTGACTGTGCTCAGTGCCGACAG ATACAGAGCTATTGTGAAGCCTTTGGAGCTGCAGACCTCAGATGCAGTATTAAAGACCTGTGGAAAAGCAGTTTGTGTCTGGATAGTGGCCATGCTGCTGGCCGCTCCCGAAGCCGTGTTTTCGGATCTCTATGAATTCAGCACCCCAGATAAAAACATGTCTTTTAAAGCCTGTGCCCCTTACCCAGTGTCGGAAAAAATCTTACAGGAGGTTCATTCTCTCATGTGTTTCCTAGTGTTTTACATTGTGCCGCTGTCAATCATTTCCGCGTATTATTTTCTTATCGCAAAAACACTGTATAGAAGCACCTTCAATATGCCAGCCGAGGAGCACACGCACGCCCGGAAACAG ATTGAATCCCGCAAAAGAGTCGCCAAAACGGTGCTGGTGTTCGTCGCGCTCTTTGCTTTCTGCTGGTTGCCTAACCACATCCTCTACCTGTATCGATCCTTCACCTACCACTCCGCGGTGAACTCCTCCATGCTCCATCTGTCTGCTACTATTTTTGCCCGTATACTTGCTTTTAGCAATTCCTGTGTTAATCCATTCGCCCTCTATTGGCTCAGCAGAAGTTTTAGGCAGCATTTTAAAAAACAGGTATACTGCTGCAAGCCACATCCGCCACCTTCCCAACCCAGCCCAACCCATAGCTGCAATAACACAGCAATAACCGCTGTCAAGGGTAACATCCCAATGTCAGAGATTAGCATTGGTTTATTAGGAGCTTATGATATGAAGAGAGACAGTGACAGTATTTAA